One stretch of Arachis hypogaea cultivar Tifrunner chromosome 20, arahy.Tifrunner.gnm2.J5K5, whole genome shotgun sequence DNA includes these proteins:
- the LOC112784175 gene encoding GDSL esterase/lipase 7, producing MNIIMSLLLFIFVYLISPIIICGSIVPLAPALYLFGDSLLDSGNNNFLPTIAKANYLPYGSNFAIGPTGRFTNGRTVADFIAEYLGLPYPPPYLSLKGGISLSGINYASGSCGILPETGNILGKCITLSEQINLFERTVETNLAEKLKNRKEVYDHLSKSIYLVAVGSNDYINNYLATKYYDTSKLYQPRIFAQLLIHKLSEQFQRLYKLGARKIVMFGIGPIGCTPPISKTQLHKGDCLEETNQIVSYFNQRLPSLLSNLTFTLPHSSFVLGHAYSILDAFTNPSTYGLTDAKSPCCNAWENGTAACIPLTKPCMNPFEHFFWDGYHLTEAMYSYIASACLNGNKVCTPLNIQELVKL from the exons ATGAATATTATTATGAGCTTGTTGTTGTTCATTTTTGTGTATTTAATTTCCCCAATAATAATATGCGGTAGCATAGTACCCCTTGCAcctgcattgtatttatttggagACTCCTTATTGGATAGTGGCAATAACAATTTTCTCCCAACTATTGCAAAAGCAAATTATTTGCCTTATGGTTCTAATTTTGCTATTGGTCCTACCGGAAGATTCACTAATGGAAGAACTGTTGCAGATTTTATAG cTGAATATCTTGGATTGCCATATCCTCCACCATACTTGAGCTTAAAAGGTGGAATATCATTATCTGGAATCAATTATGCATCCGGTTCTTGTGGAATTCTGCCAGAGACTGGTAATATACTT GGAAAATGTATAACTTTGAGTGAACAAATAAACTTATTTGAAAGGACAGTTGAGACAAATTTGGCTGAGAAGCTAAAAAACAGAAAAGAGGTATATGATCATTTATCAAAGTCTATATACTTAGTTGCTGTGGGGAGCAATGACTATATCAACAACTACCTTGCAACCAAGTATTATGACACTAGCAAGCTCTACCAGCCTCGCATCTTTGCTCAACTCCTCATTCACAAGCTCTCCGAACAATTTCAG AGATTGTACAAGTTGGGAGCTAGGAAGATAGTGATGTTTGGAATTGGACCAATAGGGTGCACCCCACCAATCTCAAAAACACAATTACACAAAGGTGATTGCTTGGAGGAAACAAACCAAATTGTGTCATACTTCAATCAGAGGCTTCCTTCATTGCTAAGCAATCTCACATTCACTCTTCCACACTCCTCCTTTGTTCTTGGTCATGCCTATTCCATACTTGATGCATTCACAAATCCTTCCACTTATG GTCTAACGGATGCAAAAAGTCCATGTTGCAATGCTTGGGAAAATGGAACTGCAGCTTGTATCCCATTGACAAAACCATGCATGAACCCATTTGAACATTTCTTTTGGGATGGTTATCATCTTACAGAGGCAATGTATTCTTACATAGCTTCTGCATGTCTAAATGGTAATAAGGTCTGTACACCACTCAATATTCAAGAGCTTGTCAAATTGTAA